The following proteins are co-located in the Billgrantia tianxiuensis genome:
- a CDS encoding universal stress protein — translation MKVMIAYDGSRNAKLALAQTVSLFRCNAPTLILVGVAENPGDATDANEELFQQEYEELKAALKEGADFAHQEGFEVDWVLAEGDARKMLLHATQKHQPDVLVIARHSSKPDGGIIAQSLSYFVDELDYMTFGKVSSFLARRVECPLLILPSP, via the coding sequence ATGAAAGTCATGATCGCTTATGACGGCTCGCGCAACGCCAAACTGGCCCTGGCCCAGACCGTCAGCCTGTTTCGCTGCAACGCCCCCACGCTGATCCTGGTCGGCGTGGCGGAGAACCCCGGCGACGCCACCGATGCCAACGAGGAACTGTTCCAGCAGGAGTACGAGGAGTTGAAGGCGGCGCTGAAGGAAGGGGCCGACTTCGCCCATCAGGAGGGTTTCGAGGTCGACTGGGTGCTGGCCGAGGGTGACGCCCGCAAGATGCTGCTGCACGCCACCCAGAAACACCAGCCGGACGTATTGGTCATCGCCCGCCACAGCAGCAAGCCCGACGGCGGCATCATCGCCCAGTCACTGAGCTATTTCGTCGACGAACTCGACTACATGACCTTCGGCAAGGTCAGCTCTTTCCTGGCCCGGCGCGTCGAATGTCCGCTCCTGATCCTGCCGAGCCCCTGA
- a CDS encoding antiporter has product MAKSSADIGKLGAGRPKNADIEHWDIENEQFWEQEGKKVASRNLWISIPSLLMGFAVWMMWGMITTQMQNLGFPFAVDQLFMLTAIAGLAGATLRIPASFMIRIAGGRNTVFLTTALLMIPAFGTGVALMNPDTPFWVFQTLALLSGIGGGNFAASMSNISTFFPKKQQGYALGMNAGLGNFGVTTMQILIPLVMTVGIFGAIAGGSMELTSASGTLIGRIEAGTPTWIQNAGFIWLVFLVPLAFLGWFGMNNLRPITPNPGTPLQAFGKILGLYGVGVIATVVGIVTLQWLGMWVALPVTILLTLALMRLIPGEIKPNIQKQFAIFSNKHTWSMTVLYILTFGSFIGFSAALPLSINVIFGNMMEVAADGSVARVVNPNGPSALTWAWIGPFVGALIRPIGGWISDKVGGSIVTQVISVVMVVASAVTGYVMMLAYNSTDPNSYFALFMLLFVILFAASGIGNGSTFRSIGVIFDAQQKGPVLGWTSAVAAYGAFIAPVVMGGQIRAGTPELAMYGFAIFYAVCLVINWWFYLRPNAYVKNP; this is encoded by the coding sequence ATGGCTAAATCGAGCGCCGATATCGGCAAGCTCGGTGCCGGCAGGCCAAAGAATGCCGACATCGAGCACTGGGATATCGAAAACGAGCAGTTCTGGGAGCAGGAAGGCAAGAAAGTCGCCTCCCGCAACCTGTGGATCTCCATCCCCAGCCTGCTGATGGGCTTCGCAGTGTGGATGATGTGGGGAATGATCACCACCCAGATGCAGAACCTGGGCTTCCCCTTCGCCGTCGACCAGCTCTTCATGCTGACCGCCATCGCCGGCCTCGCCGGTGCCACCCTGCGCATACCCGCCTCGTTCATGATCCGCATCGCCGGCGGGCGCAACACCGTGTTCCTGACCACTGCGCTACTAATGATCCCGGCCTTCGGCACCGGGGTCGCGCTGATGAACCCAGACACGCCGTTCTGGGTGTTCCAGACCCTGGCGCTGCTCTCGGGCATCGGCGGCGGCAACTTCGCCGCCTCGATGAGCAACATCTCGACCTTCTTCCCCAAGAAGCAGCAGGGCTATGCACTGGGCATGAACGCCGGCTTGGGTAACTTCGGCGTCACCACCATGCAGATCCTGATCCCGCTGGTGATGACCGTGGGCATCTTCGGTGCCATTGCCGGCGGCTCCATGGAACTCACCAGCGCCAGCGGCACACTGATCGGCCGCATCGAGGCGGGCACGCCGACCTGGATCCAGAACGCCGGCTTCATCTGGCTGGTGTTCCTGGTGCCGCTGGCCTTCCTCGGCTGGTTCGGCATGAACAACCTGCGCCCCATCACGCCCAACCCGGGCACGCCGCTGCAGGCCTTCGGCAAGATCCTCGGCCTCTACGGCGTGGGTGTCATCGCCACCGTGGTGGGTATCGTCACCCTGCAGTGGCTGGGCATGTGGGTCGCCCTGCCGGTCACCATCCTGCTGACCCTGGCGCTGATGCGCCTGATCCCCGGTGAGATCAAGCCCAACATCCAGAAGCAGTTCGCCATCTTCTCGAACAAGCACACCTGGTCGATGACGGTGCTCTACATCCTTACCTTCGGCTCGTTCATCGGCTTCTCCGCAGCGCTGCCGCTCTCGATCAACGTCATCTTCGGCAACATGATGGAAGTCGCCGCCGACGGCAGCGTAGCCCGCGTAGTCAACCCCAACGGCCCCAGCGCCCTGACCTGGGCCTGGATCGGCCCCTTCGTCGGCGCCCTGATTCGCCCCATCGGCGGCTGGATCTCCGACAAGGTGGGCGGCTCCATCGTCACCCAGGTGATCTCGGTGGTCATGGTGGTGGCCTCGGCGGTGACCGGCTACGTGATGATGCTGGCCTACAACTCCACCGATCCCAACAGCTACTTCGCCCTGTTCATGCTGCTGTTCGTGATCCTGTTCGCCGCCAGTGGCATCGGCAACGGCTCCACCTTCCGCAGCATCGGCGTGATCTTCGATGCCCAGCAGAAGGGCCCGGTGCTGGGCTGGACCTCCGCCGTGGCCGCCTACGGCGCCTTCATCGCCCCGGTGGTGATGGGCGGACAGATCCGCGCCGGCACCCCGGAGCTCGCCATGTACGGCTTCGCGATCTTCTACGCGGTGTGCCTGGTGATCAACTGGTGGTTCTACCTGCGCCCCAACGCCTACGTCAAAAACCCCTGA
- a CDS encoding MFS transporter: protein MKVSAVFKFRSPEIRALHLTWIAFFITFYVWFNMAPLASSMLKSVDWLTRDDIRLFAIVNVALTIPARIIVGMALDRFGPRRVFSVLMVAMAVPALVFAFGNTMSQLLISRLVLSSIGASFVVGIHMTALWFKPKDIGFAEGFYAGWGNFGSAAAAMTLPTIALTMFGGADGWRYAIGMSAIVMAAYGVFYWFAITDGPDARAHRKPRKALAMEVSSWGDMIKLILWTIPLVGCLAILVWRIEGMGYLSSTGALICYVVIAAVVIYQIVQILRVNVPILKKGVPEDDKYSFSSVAALNSTYFANFGAELAVVSMLPMFFEETWGLTAAAAGLIAASFAFVNLVARPMGGLVSDRMGNRRFVMLSYMFGIGIGFVLMGMLNSNWPLIIAIAITIFTSFFVQGAEGATFGIIPSIKRRITGQISGMAGAYGNVGAVVYLTIFTFVTPTQFFYIIAGGAFLSWLICLIWLKEPEGAFDEEYYVSSVDRMIEEQELAAAQAQAKS, encoded by the coding sequence ATGAAAGTGTCCGCCGTCTTCAAGTTCCGCAGCCCGGAGATCAGGGCCCTGCACCTGACCTGGATCGCGTTCTTCATCACCTTCTACGTGTGGTTCAACATGGCGCCCTTGGCATCGAGCATGCTCAAGAGCGTCGACTGGCTGACCCGCGACGACATCCGCCTGTTCGCCATCGTCAACGTGGCGCTGACCATCCCGGCACGCATCATCGTCGGCATGGCACTGGACCGCTTCGGCCCGCGCCGGGTGTTCTCGGTGCTGATGGTCGCCATGGCCGTTCCGGCGCTGGTGTTCGCCTTCGGCAATACCATGTCGCAGCTGTTGATCTCGCGCCTGGTGCTAAGCTCCATCGGCGCCAGCTTCGTGGTCGGCATCCACATGACCGCGCTGTGGTTCAAGCCCAAGGACATCGGCTTCGCCGAGGGCTTCTACGCCGGCTGGGGCAACTTCGGCTCCGCCGCCGCTGCCATGACGCTGCCCACCATTGCCTTGACCATGTTCGGCGGTGCCGACGGCTGGCGCTACGCCATCGGCATGAGCGCCATCGTGATGGCCGCCTACGGCGTGTTCTACTGGTTCGCCATCACCGACGGCCCCGACGCCCGCGCCCACCGCAAGCCGCGCAAGGCACTGGCAATGGAAGTGAGTTCCTGGGGCGACATGATCAAGCTGATCCTGTGGACCATTCCGCTGGTGGGCTGCCTGGCGATCCTGGTGTGGCGCATCGAAGGCATGGGCTATCTCTCCAGCACCGGCGCGCTGATCTGCTACGTGGTGATCGCCGCGGTGGTGATCTACCAGATCGTGCAGATCCTGCGGGTCAACGTGCCGATCCTCAAGAAGGGCGTGCCGGAGGATGACAAGTACTCCTTCAGCAGCGTGGCCGCGCTCAACAGCACCTACTTCGCCAACTTCGGCGCCGAGCTGGCGGTGGTCTCGATGCTGCCGATGTTCTTCGAGGAGACCTGGGGGCTGACCGCCGCCGCCGCCGGCCTGATCGCCGCCTCCTTCGCCTTCGTCAACCTGGTGGCGCGCCCCATGGGCGGCCTGGTCTCCGACCGCATGGGCAACCGCCGCTTCGTCATGCTCAGCTACATGTTCGGCATCGGTATCGGCTTCGTGCTGATGGGCATGCTCAACTCCAACTGGCCGCTGATCATCGCCATCGCCATCACCATCTTCACCTCCTTCTTCGTACAGGGGGCGGAGGGCGCCACCTTCGGCATCATTCCCTCGATCAAGCGCCGCATCACCGGCCAGATCTCGGGCATGGCCGGCGCCTACGGCAACGTGGGAGCGGTGGTCTACCTGACCATCTTCACCTTCGTCACCCCAACCCAGTTCTTCTACATCATCGCCGGCGGCGCCTTCCTCAGCTGGCTGATCTGCCTGATCTGGCTGAAGGAACCGGAAGGTGCGTTCGACGAGGAGTACTACGTCTCCTCGGTGGACCGCATGATCGAAGAGCAGGAACTGGCCGCGGCACAGGCGCAGGCCAAGTCATGA
- a CDS encoding DUF637 domain-containing protein: MRLPGRHRWSYPPERRRHRLTASRLQAGNEASLLAGGDIELLTAQEHGYSLYESRRRGTFGGSRTQRDEVSHTRAIGSQVTTGGDLLIASGQDQTYRAARLEADGDITLQSGGSIRFETASDVHTESHERSKSSFAWQSASGEGFTRETLRHSELVAQGELIIQAAEGLQIDVEKIDRRSVSQTIDAMVAANPDLAWLQEMEERGDIDWRQVKAFHDSWDYEQSGLGAGAALVVAIVASATGQYYALGALGGASAGAVAVGASAAAGSLAGTAAVSVINNRGDLGATFSDTFSSGSLRNAAIAGVTAGATRGMTDQVWGTQTNPITGATNNLNLSFGQGSDIARFAGQRASQAVIDAGIRSAVEGGSYRNHFGDSLESAVHHVASGVLFNAVGDRAFDNRWDEGSPQKIALHALVGGLTAEAMGGDFRTGALAAGASEALVHHLVENGRANPELSNTIAQLVGIVAAELSGGDANDGAFIAGQVESYNRQLHSEERKLARDLADLSEGRFTLEEIEQAMRGMHNDGLGEGRGANTIVDLHDLADIDTNYFDFGGDWRALPGPDGTTRYLFQQVPTDTPPELIAYIIEQTGGENSPYRAPVYQLPAEEAAPGQPRDRLTGRPLDEEGRYTVSYVVDGKIYHVPHFPCGNAECNAQGANVDYSDPGAQAWARALDAKTVSDAGRLATVGVVVASAPVGLGLSVGSTGLSLYEGFLREEAAHAASKEALVAGFEKYAEARGLPASAARRMAAAIDLTGRWDAVIENGANLMRSIDEQ; encoded by the coding sequence TTGCGGCTACCAGGTCGACATCGATGGTCGTACCCGCCTGAACGGCGGCGCCATCGCCTGACCGCCAGCCGTCTGCAGGCAGGTAACGAGGCCTCGCTGCTGGCCGGTGGCGACATCGAACTCCTCACCGCCCAGGAGCATGGCTACTCCCTCTACGAATCGCGCCGCCGTGGCACGTTCGGCGGCAGCCGCACCCAGCGCGACGAAGTCAGCCACACCCGCGCCATCGGCAGCCAAGTCACCACCGGCGGCGACCTGCTGATCGCCAGCGGGCAGGACCAGACCTACCGGGCCGCCCGCCTGGAAGCCGATGGCGACATCACCCTGCAAAGCGGCGGCAGCATCCGCTTCGAAACCGCCAGCGACGTGCACACCGAATCCCACGAGCGCAGCAAGAGCAGCTTCGCTTGGCAATCCGCCTCCGGCGAAGGCTTCACCCGCGAGACGCTGCGCCACAGCGAACTGGTGGCCCAGGGCGAGCTCATCATCCAGGCCGCCGAAGGCCTCCAGATCGACGTGGAGAAGATCGACCGTCGCAGCGTCAGCCAGACCATCGACGCCATGGTCGCCGCCAACCCCGACCTCGCCTGGCTGCAGGAGATGGAAGAGCGTGGCGACATCGACTGGCGGCAGGTCAAGGCCTTTCACGACAGCTGGGACTACGAACAATCCGGGCTAGGAGCAGGCGCGGCGCTGGTGGTGGCCATCGTTGCCTCGGCTACCGGTCAGTACTACGCCCTGGGGGCCTTGGGCGGTGCGAGCGCCGGCGCAGTGGCCGTGGGGGCGAGCGCGGCCGCCGGCTCGCTGGCCGGTACCGCTGCGGTGAGTGTCATCAACAACCGCGGCGACCTTGGCGCCACCTTCAGTGACACCTTCTCCTCCGGCAGCCTGCGCAATGCCGCCATCGCCGGCGTGACGGCCGGTGCCACCCGCGGCATGACCGATCAGGTGTGGGGAACGCAGACCAACCCCATCACCGGTGCCACTAACAACCTCAACCTCAGCTTCGGCCAAGGGAGCGATATCGCCCGCTTCGCCGGGCAGCGTGCCAGCCAGGCCGTCATCGATGCGGGGATTCGCAGCGCCGTAGAAGGAGGCAGCTACCGCAATCACTTCGGCGACAGCCTCGAAAGCGCCGTGCACCATGTCGCCAGCGGTGTGCTGTTCAATGCCGTGGGCGACCGTGCCTTCGACAACCGCTGGGACGAGGGCAGTCCGCAAAAGATCGCCCTGCATGCCTTGGTTGGGGGCTTGACTGCCGAAGCCATGGGCGGCGACTTCCGTACCGGCGCCCTGGCCGCGGGCGCCAGCGAAGCGCTCGTTCATCACCTCGTAGAGAACGGTCGCGCCAATCCGGAACTGAGCAACACCATCGCTCAACTGGTGGGCATCGTCGCGGCCGAGCTCAGCGGCGGCGACGCCAACGACGGCGCCTTCATCGCCGGCCAGGTGGAGAGCTACAACCGCCAACTGCACTCCGAAGAACGCAAGCTGGCAAGGGATCTGGCGGATCTGAGCGAGGGGCGCTTTACCCTGGAAGAGATTGAGCAGGCGATGCGTGGCATGCATAACGATGGCTTGGGCGAAGGCCGGGGCGCCAATACCATCGTTGATCTGCACGACCTTGCCGACATAGATACCAACTATTTCGACTTTGGCGGAGACTGGCGCGCTCTACCCGGTCCGGACGGCACGACTCGCTATCTGTTCCAGCAAGTACCGACCGATACCCCGCCGGAGCTGATCGCCTATATCATCGAGCAGACCGGTGGGGAAAACTCACCCTATCGTGCGCCTGTCTACCAACTCCCGGCAGAAGAGGCCGCGCCAGGCCAACCTCGGGATCGCTTGACGGGGCGGCCACTTGACGAAGAGGGCCGCTACACGGTCAGCTATGTCGTGGATGGAAAGATCTACCATGTCCCGCATTTCCCATGTGGAAATGCGGAATGTAATGCGCAGGGTGCCAACGTCGATTACAGCGATCCGGGGGCCCAGGCATGGGCGAGGGCGCTGGATGCCAAGACAGTGAGTGACGCAGGCCGATTGGCAACAGTTGGTGTCGTAGTAGCTTCGGCGCCAGTAGGGTTGGGTTTATCGGTCGGCTCTACAGGCCTTAGCTTATATGAAGGCTTTCTAAGAGAAGAAGCTGCTCATGCAGCTTCTAAAGAGGCACTGGTCGCTGGTTTTGAGAAATATGCCGAGGCAAGAGGGCTGCCTGCGTCTGCGGCAAGGAGAATGGCTGCAGCGATAGATCTAACGGGAAGGTGGGATGCTGTTATAGAAAATGGAGCAAACTTAATGAGATCGATTGATGAGCAATAA
- a CDS encoding beta strand repeat-containing protein, translating into MIEVPARVPAAITSRSGDLHLVDTSAVGSQAQANRQSAEAQLIERQAGSASSHQAGELAIDRQAMSGAGDVIRTLTPQLQLPSNSLFQLKPTGIRPLVETDPRFTNQRQWLSSDYLLSALHPDPAMTQKRLGDGFYEQRLIREQVTQLTGQRFLEGYADDEAQYAALMNNAATFAKAHGLRPGVALTAEQMAQLTSDIVWLVEQTVTLADGSTVKVLVPQVYARVRDGDLRGDGTLIAGSALDLNVAGELINSGALAGRQGVTVSADRIANLNGRISGDDVTLTAASDLLNRGGDIDGRAVTLFAGRDLALQGGGVSAERELTLQAGRDLALTSQAGRQTTLTVTDRDGLLQAGAGRDLTIAGAALDSAGSLALGAGRDLNIASILDTQSNRYGRVTLKTADIDHQATLTAGQDLLLNAGRDLSLAAVDVSAGGNGLIAAGRDLALATLATGSDLRGNPASSAATSRRPAPRSPSATTSA; encoded by the coding sequence ATGATCGAAGTGCCGGCACGCGTGCCCGCCGCTATCACGTCGCGCTCCGGTGACCTGCACCTGGTCGATACCTCGGCAGTCGGCAGCCAGGCTCAGGCGAATCGGCAATCGGCCGAGGCACAGCTGATCGAGCGCCAGGCGGGCAGTGCGTCATCGCATCAGGCTGGCGAGTTGGCCATCGACCGCCAGGCCATGAGCGGTGCCGGCGACGTCATCCGCACCCTGACGCCCCAGCTCCAGCTGCCCAGCAACAGCCTGTTCCAGCTCAAGCCCACCGGCATCCGGCCGCTGGTCGAGACCGATCCGCGCTTCACCAACCAGCGCCAGTGGCTCAGCTCCGACTACCTGCTCTCGGCCCTGCATCCCGACCCGGCCATGACCCAGAAGCGCCTGGGCGACGGTTTCTATGAGCAGCGCCTGATCCGCGAGCAGGTCACCCAGCTGACCGGGCAGCGCTTCCTCGAAGGCTATGCCGACGACGAGGCGCAGTACGCCGCGCTGATGAACAACGCCGCGACCTTCGCCAAGGCGCACGGCCTGCGCCCCGGCGTGGCCCTCACCGCCGAGCAGATGGCCCAGTTGACCAGCGACATCGTGTGGCTGGTGGAGCAGACGGTGACCCTGGCGGACGGCAGCACGGTCAAGGTGCTGGTGCCCCAGGTCTACGCCCGGGTGCGCGACGGCGACCTGCGCGGCGACGGCACCCTGATCGCCGGCAGCGCCCTGGACCTCAACGTGGCCGGCGAGCTGATCAACTCCGGCGCGCTGGCCGGCCGCCAGGGCGTGACCGTCTCTGCCGATCGTATCGCCAACCTCAACGGACGCATCTCAGGCGACGACGTCACGCTGACCGCCGCCAGCGACCTGCTCAACCGGGGCGGCGACATCGACGGCCGCGCCGTCACGCTGTTCGCCGGCCGCGACCTCGCCCTGCAAGGGGGCGGTGTGAGCGCCGAGCGTGAACTGACCCTGCAGGCCGGCCGCGACCTCGCGCTGACCAGCCAGGCGGGGCGGCAGACCACGCTCACGGTCACGGATCGCGACGGCCTGCTGCAAGCCGGTGCCGGACGCGACCTCACCATCGCCGGCGCCGCCCTCGACTCGGCCGGCAGCCTGGCGCTGGGCGCCGGTCGCGACCTGAACATCGCCAGCATCCTCGACACTCAGTCCAACCGCTACGGCAGAGTGACCCTCAAGACGGCCGACATCGACCACCAGGCCACGCTGACCGCCGGCCAGGACCTGCTCCTCAACGCCGGGCGCGACCTCAGCCTCGCCGCGGTCGACGTCAGCGCCGGCGGCAACGGCCTGATCGCCGCCGGCCGCGACCTGGCCTTGGCCACCCTGGCCACGGGCAGCGACCTGCGCGGCAACCCCGCCTCCAGCGCAGCCACCAGCAGGAGGCCGGCACCACGCTCGCCATCGGCAACGACCTCAGCCTGA
- a CDS encoding DUF637 domain-containing protein, whose translation MAGQDLYARAADVSAEGDLGVIAGRNIEIEAGQSSQYEERRTRRTHTIDSQSRVQGSDFAAGGNLSLTAGEDLRLTASRLQAGESAALLAGGDIELLTAQEHDYSLYESRRRGTFGGSRTQRDEVSKTRAIGSQVTTGGDLLIASGQDQTYQAARLEADGDIELQSGGSIRFETASDVHTESHERSKSSFAWQSASGEGFTRETLRHSELVAQGELIIQAADGLQIDVEQIDRRSVSQTIDAMVAANPDLAWLKEMEQRGDIDWRRVKAFHDSWDYEQSGLGAGAALAIAIVAAAWAGPAASGLLGLAEGGLAASMVTAGAGSLAGTGAVSLVNNRGDLGTALGDTFSSGSLRSAATAALTAGATRGMTDQVWGTQTNPTTGATNNLNLSFGQGSDIARFAGQRASQAVIDAGIRSAVEGGSYRNHLGDSLESAVHHVASGVLFNAVGDFSHGRYANGSPEKIALHALTGGMVAEAMGGDFKTGAMAAGANEALVEYLDSQLGSDPETRTLFLTTASQLVGIVAAELVNGDVHQGAEIAAQATRYNYLAHPEAKRLQELNRLLEDDNLTAAQRQALEEERLAIQTLSQSRDRALEEACGQGGSAQACSYERALLQVAMNSWQDVTLGREDRDTVFAEYLHTASQYGQHQQQRMERIGAEALTEMVVDSINAPAIVGQLVGQALLGDEESQALLREMGQEIKALFTNPANYITESAHEQLAQADALEQAGRLDEADRLRVRVALENESLLLGTAGLVASLPRLAKSVVTSRSGMAGGGDFSGSRVQDRAGVPNNNLEYWASSSNTVPLSYDISLWGEYGLPSDGYFSRTITLRDALKMQEDLPISFGGRPVDGFPDGAGFLGSAEELYRFTNARDLQKALDIRYEPDFILEFQLKDTSRLQNLLQFDDPLFRVGGKTLSGQREFNFPGITSDDIVNWRLRALKEFD comes from the coding sequence ATGGCCGGCCAGGACCTCTACGCCCGCGCCGCCGACGTCAGCGCCGAAGGCGACCTGGGCGTCATCGCCGGGCGCAACATCGAGATCGAGGCGGGACAGTCCAGCCAGTACGAAGAGCGGCGCACCCGCCGAACCCACACCATTGACAGCCAGAGCCGCGTGCAGGGTAGCGACTTCGCCGCGGGGGGCAACCTCAGCCTCACCGCGGGCGAAGACCTGCGCCTGACCGCCAGCCGCCTGCAGGCCGGCGAGAGCGCCGCCCTGCTGGCCGGGGGTGACATCGAACTCCTCACCGCCCAGGAGCACGACTACTCCCTCTACGAATCGCGCCGCCGCGGCACGTTCGGCGGCAGCCGCACCCAGCGCGACGAAGTCAGCAAGACCCGCGCCATCGGCAGCCAAGTCACCACCGGCGGCGACCTGCTGATCGCCAGCGGGCAGGACCAGACCTACCAGGCCGCCCGCCTGGAAGCCGATGGCGACATCGAACTGCAAAGCGGCGGCAGCATCCGCTTCGAAACCGCCAGCGACGTGCACACCGAATCCCACGAGCGCAGCAAGAGCAGCTTCGCTTGGCAATCCGCCTCCGGCGAAGGCTTCACCCGCGAGACGCTGCGCCACAGCGAACTGGTGGCCCAGGGCGAGCTCATCATCCAGGCCGCCGACGGCCTCCAGATCGACGTGGAGCAGATCGACCGGCGCAGCGTCAGCCAGACCATCGACGCCATGGTCGCGGCCAACCCCGACCTCGCCTGGCTGAAGGAGATGGAGCAGCGCGGCGACATCGACTGGCGCCGGGTCAAGGCCTTCCACGACAGCTGGGACTATGAACAGTCCGGGCTTGGAGCAGGCGCGGCGCTGGCCATTGCCATCGTCGCCGCTGCCTGGGCCGGCCCGGCGGCCTCCGGCTTGCTGGGGCTGGCCGAAGGCGGCCTGGCCGCCAGCATGGTGACGGCCGGTGCCGGCTCGCTGGCCGGTACCGGCGCGGTCAGCCTGGTCAACAATCGCGGCGACCTGGGTACCGCCCTTGGCGATACTTTCTCCAGTGGTAGCCTGCGCAGCGCCGCCACCGCCGCCTTGACGGCCGGTGCCACCCGCGGCATGACCGATCAGGTGTGGGGAACGCAGACCAACCCCACCACCGGTGCCACCAACAACCTCAACCTCAGCTTTGGCCAAGGGAGCGATATCGCCCGCTTCGCCGGGCAGCGTGCCAGCCAGGCCGTCATCGATGCGGGGATTCGCAGCGCCGTGGAAGGCGGCAGCTACCGCAATCACCTCGGCGACAGCCTCGAAAGCGCCGTGCACCACGTCGCCAGTGGCGTACTGTTCAACGCCGTGGGCGACTTCAGCCATGGCCGTTACGCTAACGGCAGCCCCGAAAAAATTGCCCTACATGCGTTGACGGGTGGGATGGTGGCAGAAGCCATGGGCGGCGACTTCAAGACCGGCGCCATGGCCGCTGGCGCCAATGAAGCCCTGGTGGAGTACCTGGACAGCCAACTGGGCAGCGACCCCGAAACGCGAACCCTCTTCTTGACCACCGCCTCGCAGCTGGTGGGTATCGTCGCCGCCGAGCTGGTAAACGGCGACGTGCACCAGGGAGCCGAGATCGCCGCGCAGGCGACGCGGTATAACTACCTGGCGCACCCGGAAGCCAAGCGGCTACAAGAACTGAATCGCCTACTGGAAGACGACAACCTCACAGCGGCACAGCGCCAAGCTCTGGAGGAGGAACGTCTGGCGATTCAAACACTCAGCCAGTCGCGTGACCGTGCGCTGGAGGAAGCCTGTGGCCAAGGCGGCTCGGCACAAGCCTGCAGCTACGAACGGGCCTTGCTGCAGGTTGCCATGAATAGCTGGCAGGACGTGACACTGGGTCGAGAGGACCGAGACACGGTCTTTGCCGAGTACCTCCATACGGCGAGCCAGTATGGCCAGCACCAGCAGCAGCGCATGGAGCGTATTGGTGCCGAAGCCCTCACGGAGATGGTGGTAGACTCTATCAACGCACCCGCCATAGTGGGACAGCTGGTCGGGCAAGCGCTGCTGGGTGACGAAGAATCTCAAGCGCTACTGCGGGAGATGGGCCAAGAGATAAAGGCCTTATTCACCAATCCGGCGAACTACATTACCGAGAGTGCCCACGAACAGCTGGCCCAGGCCGATGCGCTGGAGCAGGCAGGGCGGCTGGATGAAGCCGACAGGCTGAGAGTACGTGTCGCGCTAGAAAACGAGTCGCTACTGCTGGGCACCGCTGGACTGGTGGCAAGTCTGCCGAGGCTGGCCAAGAGTGTTGTCACCAGCCGGTCAGGCATGGCGGGCGGAGGTGACTTTTCTGGGAGCCGGGTGCAGGATAGGGCGGGCGTTCCAAACAACAATCTTGAGTACTGGGCTTCTTCCTCTAATACTGTACCGCTGAGCTATGACATCTCTCTCTGGGGTGAATATGGCCTCCCAAGTGATGGTTATTTCTCCCGCACCATTACTCTTAGAGACGCGTTAAAAATGCAAGAGGACCTTCCCATTAGCTTTGGAGGTCGCCCTGTGGATGGCTTCCCTGATGGCGCTGGCTTCCTTGGCTCGGCGGAAGAGCTTTACAGGTTCACGAACGCAAGAGACCTCCAAAAAGCTTTAGACATTCGTTACGAGCCAGATTTCATCCTTGAATTTCAGCTCAAAGATACTTCCAGGTTGCAAAATTTGTTGCAGTTCGATGATCCGTTGTTCCGTGTCGGAGGAAAAACGCTGAGTGGGCAGAGGGAATTTAATTTTCCTGGGATAACAAGTGATGATATCGTGAACTGGCGGTTAAGAGCGCTCAAGGAATTTGACTGA